A single genomic interval of Lathyrus oleraceus cultivar Zhongwan6 chromosome 7, CAAS_Psat_ZW6_1.0, whole genome shotgun sequence harbors:
- the LOC127101923 gene encoding uncharacterized protein LOC127101923, which produces MRQPPPNVAMNFDGPNFNDPHANGYHARNQGLHGNFPPPPPPLDISAHANDKKYRMLEERLKSVEGQGVLWMDITDPGLVPGVRVPPKFKVPVLDKYTGTTCPKTHVRAYYCKMSAYFEDERLLMHFFQDNLAGASLEWYMHLERTYIRNWRDLVEEFVKHYQYNIDMAPNRTQLQSLTQGPNESFKEYAQKWRELAARVQHPLMEREMVDMFMGTLQGPYYDRMMGSTSIGFSELVMAGERIEAGLEMGKIQSANTGSSASGVTKKSFNGNPKKKEGESSAAYTQRGKGRQQYKPQHQQHYQHQHHHPHHQQQVNVMVIPIIATPQQQHP; this is translated from the exons ATGAGGCAGCCTCCTCCCAATGTTGCTATGAATTTTGATGGGCCAAATTTTAATGATCCACATGCTAATGGTTATCATGCTCGTAACCAGGGTCTGCATGGGAATTTTCCACCACCTCCACCACCACT TGACATAAGTGCTCATGCTAATGATAAAAAATACCGTATGTTGGAAGAAAGATTGAAGTCTGTAGAGGGACAAGGTGTTTTATGGATGGACATTACTGACCCGGGACTGGTGCCAGGGGTAAGGGTTCCACCTAAGTTCAAGGTTCCTGTCTTAGACAAGTATACTGGTACAACTTGTCCAAAGACGCATGTCAGAGCTTATTATTGCAAGATGTCTGCTTATTTCGAAGATGAGAGGTTGTTAATGCATTTTTTCCAAGATAACCTAGCTGGGGCATCTTTGGAATGGTATATGCATCTGGAAAGAACATACATCAGAAATTGGAGGGACTTGGTAGAAGAATTTGTGAAGCACTACCAATACAATATTGACATGGCACCAAATCGGACCCAATTACAAAGTCTAACTCAGGGACCAAATGAATCgttcaaggaatacgcccagaaATGGCGTGAACTAGCTGCTAGAGTTCAACATCCATTGATGGAGAGAGAAATGGttgacatgttcatgggtaccTTACAAGGTCCCTACTATGACAGAATGATGGGTAGTACTTCTATTGGTTTTTCCGAGTTGGTAATGGCTGGAGAGAGAATTGAAGCTGGTCTCGAAATGGGTAAAATACAGTCAGCCAATACTGGTAGTTCTGCAAGTGGAGTTACTAAGAAGTCGTTCAATGGTAACCCTAAGAAGAAGGAGGGTGAATCAAGCGCTGCTTATACTCAAAGGGGCAAAGGTAGACAACAATACAAACCGCAACATCAACAACACTATCAACATCAACATCACCATCCACATCATCAACAACAAGTGAATGTTATGGTCATTCCGATCATCGCAACTCCTCAGCAACAACATCCAtag